From Pontibacter actiniarum, a single genomic window includes:
- a CDS encoding NAD(P)-dependent alcohol dehydrogenase gives MKAVYYEKYGDADVLQFGEQPTPGIDDHQLLVRVHASSVNPVDWKIRAGKLLPVSGLNFPKIPGRDIAGEVVEVGGKVLSFKVGDRVYGMTDTRNGGANAEYAVISEGTAVMVPPNLNYAQAAAVPLAALTALQALRDKGELEQGEQVLVNGASSGVGSFAVQLAKALGAGEVSGVCGTDHVELVKSLGADHVIDHKKEDFTEAKDKYDLIFDAVAKSTYFDSKASLRHNGRYVTTVPDPKDVAFGFALSVFSDKKLRALFTNDKAEDLKLISSWIEAGKVKPVVDREYPLQEAAAAHRYSEQGHAAGKIILVSE, from the coding sequence ATGAAAGCAGTTTATTATGAAAAGTACGGCGATGCCGATGTGCTGCAGTTCGGGGAGCAGCCAACGCCCGGCATAGATGACCACCAGCTGCTGGTGCGTGTGCACGCCTCCAGCGTTAACCCCGTGGATTGGAAAATACGCGCAGGAAAGCTACTGCCTGTTTCAGGGCTCAACTTCCCCAAAATACCCGGCCGCGACATTGCCGGCGAAGTGGTGGAGGTGGGCGGCAAAGTGCTGTCCTTTAAGGTGGGAGACCGGGTATACGGCATGACGGACACGCGCAACGGAGGTGCTAACGCAGAGTATGCGGTTATCTCGGAGGGTACTGCCGTTATGGTTCCGCCAAACCTAAACTATGCCCAGGCTGCCGCTGTGCCGCTGGCCGCTCTTACCGCTTTACAGGCGCTGCGCGACAAGGGGGAGCTGGAGCAGGGCGAGCAGGTGCTGGTAAACGGTGCCTCCAGCGGCGTAGGCTCCTTTGCCGTGCAGCTAGCCAAGGCTTTGGGGGCAGGAGAGGTATCCGGCGTTTGTGGCACAGACCATGTGGAGCTGGTAAAGAGCCTCGGCGCAGACCACGTCATCGATCATAAAAAAGAAGACTTCACGGAAGCCAAAGACAAGTATGATCTGATTTTTGACGCGGTTGCCAAAAGCACGTATTTCGACAGCAAAGCAAGCCTGCGCCATAACGGCCGCTACGTAACCACGGTGCCCGACCCGAAGGATGTTGCCTTTGGCTTTGCCCTGTCCGTTTTCTCTGACAAAAAGCTCAGAGCCCTCTTCACCAACGACAAAGCCGAAGACCTGAAGCTGATCAGCTCCTGGATAGAGGCCGGTAAGGTAAAGCCAGTGGTAGACAGGGAGTACCCGCTGCAAGAGGCGGCAGCGGCGCACCGCTACAGTGAGCAGGGGCATGCTGCCGGCAAAATCATACTGGTGTCGGAGTAA
- a CDS encoding TerB family tellurite resistance protein — protein MEQEQTTLLKDYPIQEKGAYFGALATMASADGHASEEELEFLYMMGEAAELPENLQQEVEQVARNPSQISLQKCLDTLKGSPLRFSLLTDIISFAKADGKYTPDEQKHIEDMAAYLGVDQKQYSILEQYVNKADEAQKQGEDPTSQSFMNKNGFGDMFKKAGISPQMVQGMLGVLAPLVLAKMMGGRRRSRYGGGLLGGLMGGGMYRSGGGLGSIISILGGLNGRRGYGGMQSGGLGGLLGGILGGGRRRGGFGW, from the coding sequence ATGGAACAGGAACAGACGACACTTCTAAAGGATTATCCAATACAGGAAAAAGGGGCTTACTTTGGCGCCCTGGCCACGATGGCCTCCGCTGACGGGCACGCTTCGGAGGAGGAGCTTGAGTTTTTATACATGATGGGGGAGGCGGCAGAGCTGCCGGAGAACCTACAGCAGGAGGTGGAGCAGGTAGCCCGGAACCCCTCGCAGATTAGCCTGCAGAAGTGCCTGGATACGCTGAAGGGCAGCCCCTTGCGCTTTTCTCTCCTCACAGATATTATCAGCTTTGCGAAGGCAGACGGGAAGTATACGCCGGATGAGCAGAAGCACATTGAGGACATGGCCGCTTACCTAGGCGTGGACCAGAAGCAGTACAGTATACTGGAGCAGTATGTAAACAAAGCGGATGAGGCGCAGAAGCAGGGCGAAGACCCCACTTCACAGAGCTTTATGAACAAGAACGGCTTCGGGGACATGTTTAAGAAGGCGGGTATATCGCCGCAGATGGTACAGGGTATGTTAGGCGTACTGGCGCCCCTGGTGCTGGCCAAAATGATGGGCGGGCGCAGGCGTAGCCGCTATGGCGGTGGCCTGTTAGGCGGGTTGATGGGGGGCGGTATGTACAGAAGCGGCGGCGGCCTGGGCTCCATCATCTCCATACTTGGCGGCCTGAACGGGCGGAGAGGCTATGGCGGCATGCAGTCTGGCGGGCTCGGAGGTTTACTGGGCGGCATCCTGGGCGGTGGCAGGCGCCGCGGCGGGTTTGGCTGGTAG
- a CDS encoding serine hydrolase domain-containing protein, producing MIRHTYFLLLLALGFTACQQQPQQAVTVQEQQAQQPYYYPGQGDAWEHRNPEELGLDAAKLQEAVTWAQTQETQQMLKDFSTQAEIFGEPLGPLPASRASTNGIILKDGYIVAEWGDTKAPDPTYSVAKSFLSTILGLTLDRGMIQSINDPVAKYVQDGGYASEHNRKVTWEHHARQTSEWQGEMWGKKDDFVGKEAFGRGERKLRELQEPGAFYEYNDTRINRFALSLLRLWEKPLPAVLKDEVMDPIGASGTWRWVPYRNSNVVINEQLMPSVSGGTRWGGGLWISARDEARFGYLFLRNGLWKDKQLVSEEWVKQATTQRGPVGPDYGYLWWLNTGGEAWPDAPTTSYAALGAGQNTVWVDPAHGIVIVWRWHNGNQNELFKRVLAAVKE from the coding sequence ATGATTCGACACACTTACTTCCTGCTGCTCCTGGCGCTGGGCTTTACCGCCTGTCAGCAGCAGCCCCAGCAGGCTGTTACCGTACAGGAGCAGCAGGCGCAGCAACCGTACTACTACCCCGGGCAAGGAGATGCGTGGGAGCACCGTAACCCGGAGGAACTGGGTTTGGATGCCGCCAAACTGCAGGAGGCTGTAACATGGGCCCAAACTCAGGAAACGCAGCAGATGCTCAAAGACTTCTCTACCCAGGCCGAGATCTTTGGTGAGCCGCTGGGGCCTTTGCCCGCCAGTAGGGCCAGCACGAACGGCATCATCCTGAAAGACGGGTACATTGTAGCGGAGTGGGGCGATACCAAGGCTCCTGACCCAACCTACAGCGTCGCCAAAAGTTTTCTCTCAACCATACTTGGGCTCACGCTGGACCGGGGCATGATCCAGAGCATAAACGACCCGGTGGCAAAGTATGTGCAAGACGGCGGCTACGCTTCGGAGCATAACAGGAAGGTTACGTGGGAGCACCATGCCCGCCAGACCTCGGAGTGGCAAGGGGAGATGTGGGGCAAGAAGGATGACTTTGTAGGTAAAGAAGCCTTCGGACGGGGCGAGCGAAAGCTGCGGGAGCTACAGGAGCCGGGTGCTTTCTACGAGTACAACGATACGCGCATCAACCGCTTTGCGCTTTCGTTGCTGCGCCTTTGGGAGAAGCCGTTGCCAGCAGTGCTGAAGGACGAGGTCATGGACCCGATCGGGGCGTCCGGCACCTGGCGTTGGGTGCCCTACCGAAACTCCAATGTGGTGATCAACGAGCAACTGATGCCGTCGGTGAGCGGTGGCACGCGCTGGGGTGGCGGCCTATGGATCAGCGCCCGCGACGAAGCGCGCTTTGGCTATCTGTTTCTGCGCAACGGGCTTTGGAAAGACAAACAACTGGTGTCGGAGGAGTGGGTGAAACAGGCTACTACGCAGCGTGGCCCCGTCGGCCCGGACTACGGTTACCTCTGGTGGCTCAACACCGGCGGCGAAGCCTGGCCCGACGCGCCTACCACCAGCTATGCGGCCTTAGGCGCCGGTCAAAATACTGTTTGGGTAGATCCAGCGCATGGTATAGTTATAGTGTGGCGCTGGCATAACGGCAACCAGAATGAGCTGTTCAAGCGGGTGCTTGCGGCAGTAAAGGAGTAA